CTGTTTCCCGCACTCTCAGATCATCATCTGCTATTCATCTTACTGTTCCGTCCTCACACCTTATCACTATGGGGAACAGAGCTTtcagtcgctctgctcctcggctctggaactctcttcctcctgcactaaGAAATATTGACTCCCTCTCCGTATTTAAGacacagctcaaaacacatctgtttaaactggcttactcgctttaatgctgattttatctgttgtcacgctctgttttgtaattttaacttattttatgtattttatgactattgttccttttattaattgtgttttttgtaaggtgaccttgggtttctgaaaggcgccctcaaataaaatgtattattattataataatagaatagaatagaattcaactttattgtcattgcacatgcacaggtacagggcaacgaaatgcagtttgcatccatccagaagtgctttagtgatatagatatattacaatatatattagcaataatatagatatgtgagtatattacagaaatgggtctattatggtatgttataatgtacacggtatgaagtatgttgtgaatattctataactataagtatgtacaggctgtagtgagtacaagctatgtacaggatatgaacaggatataaatatgaaaaactatacagaatatgaaataaataactttacagaatctgggatatacagctatacagaaatgggaactatgcaagttgtaaacagttgtaggattaaaaattatcgaatgtacagaatgattatttacacagagctatacagtagtgcagttaagataagtgagggtgtagatagtttctacagaggctatataaagtgctagtggttgtgagtggtggttcagtccatgttattattgtgtttgagggtacagttgtccattgtgggtgtgtgtatgttcagtccatgagtttaacgtgggtcagatgtcaggaggcagagttcaggagtctgacagctgtggggaagaagctgttccggtacctggtggtcttagtccggaggctcctgtggcgcctcccagagggcaggagggtgaagagtccatgtgatgggtgactggggtctttgatgattttcccagcccttttcagacaccgcttcctgtagatgtcttttatggcaggaagtggtgctccggcgatgcgctgggcagttttcacgaccctctgcaacgccttccggtccgaggcagagcagttcccgtaccagactgttatacagttggtcaggatgctctcgatggtgcagcgatagaagttcaccaggatgtctgaggacaggtggttcttcctcagagtcctcaagaagaagaggcgctggtgagccttcttgaccagcttggagcagttggtcgtccaggtgagatcctcggagatgtggactcccaggaacttgaagctgctcacacgctccacagccatccccttaatgtggatgggtggatgtgggtcagcattcctcctgtagtccacgatgagctccttggtcttctcggtgttaagcagcaggttgtttctgtcgcaccactcagccagacgatccacctcctccctgtaggcggcctcatcgttgtcactgatgaggccaatcaccgtggtgtcatctgcaaacttaatgatggtgttggaaccatcagcaggtctgcagtcgtgggtgaagagggagtagaggaaagggctcatcacacagccttgtggtacaccggtgttcattgtgatggtagatgagcagcggttatccagccggacatgttgggggcggttggtcaggaagtccagtaaccatttgcagatgagggaactgatacccaggtctgtcagtttcctgatgagttgtgaggggtggattgtattgaatgctgaactgaagtctataaacagcattctggcgtaggtgttgttgttgtccaggtgtgagaggacagagtgcattgcgatggagactgcatcctctgtgctcctgttccggcggtatgcgaattggtgggggtccagggtgggggggagacaggatttgaagtgtgctaggaccagtcgctctaagcacttagtgatgatgggggtgagtgctactgggcggtaatcattgaggcaagatgggttggagtttttgggtatcgggacgatggaggtggatttgaagcaggccggtaccacagcgtgggccaaggacagattgaatatgtctgtgagcactcctgcaagctccccagaacacgctctgagaacacgcccggggatgccatcagggcctgcagccttgtggacattgatcctgctcagcaccgctcctacatcggtgggggagagagtcataggttggtggtctggcgtcatgtctgctttggttgtggttgtggggttccctcgctcaaaacgagcataaaagttgttgagctcgttgaggaaggagacatcagaggatgcgggggagggtttggtggtcctgtagtctgtgatggtctggagtccttgccacatgcgtcgggggttggaatttggagaagtgttcttctaccttctttttgtaatggtgtttggcttttttgatgcccttctttagattagccctggctgtactgtaggcgtgtgcatctcctgacctaaaggcagtgttgcgggccttcaggaggagacgaacatcccggttcatccaaggcttctggttggggtacatggtgatccgtttctgggtggtgacactgtctgtggttttggagatgtaatccagtacagatgaggcgtactggtccaggtctgtgtgggtgaacatattccagtctgtgtttttaaatctgtcctggagcactgcgtctgtcccctctggccacactttaattgtcctcacagcaggtttcacacgttggatgagtggtgaataccgtggtgtgaggaacagggagagatggtaAACAGCCAACTTCAAGCCAGATggacaagtcaccatcaagtgtgggATTTACCAcacaaatgggaaccatgaagtaGCTGCTAGGAAAACCACAACCACCAAATAAGGCAAGttctgaggagtcagctgaatgggaagGACAAGATCTGGGCAACAGCTACACTCTGCCAATCAACAGATGCTCTGCCGgaataataagctggccaaaggagccACTGACGTCAACACAATAAAGCTCCATGGACGGTTTCAACCAGAAAATCACACTTCATTTCCTTTCAGAGTTAGTAGTCTATGTGTGTCTTTCCTTTTAATACTGAATGTTCAATAAAACGAGAAACCTGCAAGTGATTGCTGACTGTTCATTCTCATCCTGACCATATGAGCCCATGATGGTAACAATCTCCAATCTCTTGAGCCTTCCTTCAAAACattagtgaatacctcaggaaCTAGAACCCCGAGAAAGAACAGGAGCAAGAACAGGAGCCAGCATGGAAGGACAGACACGTACCACCAACAGATCGAACAGTCACTGTGACCgactgggccctatttcaggaagccggtttagtgcaaactctgagtaagtataccctgagttaacgaaaactctgggttttcggtttcacaaagcgagtttagattaattctgagtgagttactatgacgacacactccgtgaagctaacctgccccctagcaggtttacttcaactaaccctaactttctccgcctctttgtcagaaacctgactgtaggaagtgtcagacatggcgtgctccttccttgaagagccagtagatgttgaagcccaaattctccgcagagctctccgccgggagagagtgattagagcgcgtttggacattttatcatttcctgatgattttctgtgtgaacgttaccgtttttcagcacaatctataatttatttgaataacatcctcaggcctaatattgctcatgtgacacatcgctgacattctctcagttctgtacatattatttgtattgcacttcggttttttgcaaacaggagctttctgtataatattggtgacgctgagcacgtttccaaggctaccgtctgtcgggcagtcaggaatgttacagttgcactgaaacgtctcctgtactcgtttgtggtgttccccggtcatagacccacaagatttatcaaagagggatgccacaaaattgcaggtatcaggatgaacgaaatttaattcatgatgtggtgatacttgaactactacttacattttacatttattttcacggttcccaggcgtgattggctgtatagatggcactcacattccaatcattgctccttcagtaaatgaaggagactatgtgaacaggaagtctttccacagcattaatgtacaggtacatagttccctgtagcatttcaaactaacaaattatttcattatagtaatggatgctaattgtgttctctgcactgtgaagatcatatgtgatgctgccaacattatcacaaatgtggaagccaactgctcagcctctgtgagtggtggtggtggtggcggacccccacctgtttttcgggcctccgctttttttctgttggctataacgggtcacattcgagcatacagagtaagcaaatatgtacttgtaatgtgctcagataatttcaataagtgcttacagaggggaaattaatgtagcctctaactgcaattgatttacatcggacaaacagaccaagcactatggctcataatacaattacaccttacctgtttggactatatttttatatttcatttttacttgctgccaggaacgtttggggcctgttgggttgcacctgcgctcacatcacatcacaaaataaaatgtatgaaataaaaaataaaataaaatataataaaataacgtgttaaatgggtggaaatccctagatcaatgtttaaattaacactcacgcattgactctgtcggctatgttttgccatgcatgctccctttcttttgcagctgaggctgtgttactttttttccgcaaaatttgcatgttatcggcatatgctgccatcagaatttcggcctcaaacgctgtaaaatacattgaccgcgccttctttccctccgtctccatggtgactcgcttaatctgtgctccactaatcagggctttatgtatcctcgtgcgcgcgcttaacttggggttaaagcaactccgcgttgactgaactaattgttatcagcctttctgaaaccgaatattccgagttggacagttcggggttactcaactctgagtatcgtttttcactctgagttttctaaaccggcttcctgaaatagggccctgatGTTGAAAAATTCTTAGTGGttcggttcgatccctggctcctctagtctgcatgccaagtatccttgggcaagatcctaaccccaaattgctctcagATGCgttcagagtatgaatgtgtatgaatggtAGTGAGGAACTAATTCCATTTGGACACACGAAAACTGTTTCAGAATTAGGAATTTATTTATCGAGCCATAGCACAAACCACTGATGTGGAAGGACATAATGCTCTATGATTGTAAAATCATATTAATACATGCCATTGCCAGAAGGTTTGAAGTTTTTATGTCCAGCACTCTTGAGACTTCgagagagctggacagggctaTAAAAGGTCCTCAACTCAACTGCAAGACCAGTATCTTTGTGTCTTTCAAAATGACCACCATCAGGCaactggtgtgaatgtctcaAACCAAACAATCACAAATAGACTTCAAAGGGTGGCTTGAGCCCCGTGTCACTTCTCAACACTATGGAGCCAGATTGGAATCTGCCATGAGAAAATGACATATGAGAATTGGCAGCTCCACCCCTAAcaccctgtgcttttcacaaaTGAGAATAGGTTCAATCTCTGTACATGTGACAGATGTGACAGGGTCTGGAGAGGTGATCAAGAAAGTTTTGCTGCCTGTAACATTGATGCACAGACATCTACACGCTAGGCAATGGCACCCTGACTCTCAATAGGTATCAGGAAGAAATCCTCGGAGTCCCTGTTAGACCCTACACTGGTGCACTACAATAACCAGTCTCGTTGCGAGAAtatgcaggcagttcctggaggGTGAAGGAAATGATAGCACTGACTGGCTCCCATGCTTGCCTGAACCTAAATCTAATAGAACTCCTCTGGGCCCAGAGGAGACTTGTGTCCATCCGACGCCATCAGGTTGCACCTCAGACTGTCATGGAGTTCAGCGATACCCTGGTCCAGATCTAGATCTAACAGTGTATAATCCAGataagcaaaataataatattctTTAATTTGACTGTTTAATAAGGTGCATTTCCTTAGCATGTTTAATCTGAACTAGTTTCAAATCATAGTCAAAAATTAACAGTCAATTAAAATAGTCCAGTCATTAAgcaatttatttgaaatgtacaaGAATCATGAGTTAACGATCTATAACATAAGAGCTTTTtatgacatgttttattttaaaacaaacaaaaataaaatacagttgaaaaataaagttgaatGACTCGTATTAATCAACCAATTGCTTTGAATTTTGCTATCAAATAGCTTCTTTACCTAGATCTAGGTAGAGCCATCTGGCTCTAGCTTAGTTTCCTCCAGCAGCATCTTCATGTCTACCAGTGTATCTTCTAGGGTTTGTATCAGTCGTACCACATTATTTTCTTTGCAGCTTTTCCAGGCTGACACTACAAAGGTGAAATTGTCACTTGTAACACTGTAGCAAAAATCATATGAGTTTAGTTTTTCTGGAACAGCAGAACCCAGACAGGCAGCCTTGAACGCCACCTTGTGAATAACAGAAGTGAGAATGTAATCATTAGTTACTGGTGATCGTTTGTCATAATCAATTTTAGAGCATATAAAAAGGtattggataaaaaaaaaataataataaaattaatcatCTCTATTTGAACTGCAGTAGGCTTATAGTATGAAACATTTTCAGGCCCAGCCCTCACCTGACTTGTAGAAAGTAGAAAGTTAAAGGCTTTATTAAGGGAGGTATCTGTGTAGATGTCTGGCATGGGGATATTGTTCTCAATAGCTTGAACTTTCAGGCCCAAGAAGTGTCCAAATGTTGTCCGGCCACGAATTTCCTGTCATGATGGAGACGAGtcaatttatttgtaaaaataatCACCAGATGTAGTATTGCTGTAGTATTATTCTTCACAGGGCACAATTTTCTGTTAAAGGATGAGGTTTAGCAAAACTAAATGTTATTCTTCCTAAGATTAATTACTTTAAATAGATTTGACTGCACAGCAAAACCGTTATACCCaatacacacagacaacatGAACAATGTCTGTCTACTTCCAGGAACAACCCAAACCTTGTGCTTTAGGTCATCCTCTCCTCACTTCAAATACTATCTATGgaccagctgtgtttgacattttattCCATTACAGTTGTATTTTAAGTGATTCAACTGTTTCTCAAAAACTTGACTCTGTCAGTTTTGACTTAGAAAAACAAagggaacaaaaacacaaacatatttacagtttataAATTGTAGTCACACTAATGTACTGAACGGTTATGGAAATGATACTCACCATGTTGGTGTTCCACATATGCACTTTTATAGCATTTTCCAATAAATTACGTTTCTCTGAGTTCtggaaaaaacaagacaaggttATAAGCCATACTTTTAACCAAATACGTTGTGTTAGACACCCAAAGCAGtgacacaacacaaaaccaCAGGATTTAAGTAGAAAACAGTTTGGGGtttaaaatatcacattaaCTCGAAGCATACGTTAGTCGGAGATGCTGCTAGCACTTTGGTTAACGCTTCACCCGGCTTGCGACAAACCACTCTCAAAGAACGTCAGGGCCTCAGTAAGTATACCTTGGACAAACTGACTAACACAATTCCCAAGTGGAttgcaacaaactgcagaccTATTAATATTGTCGAGGACACAGGCTTTACAAAGGTTTTGCAAGATTAATTGAACAAGGCTCCAAGAAGAAGCACAATGTCAAAAATGCATGGGCTCTGTGAaactgaaaagggaaaaaaaaaaaaaagaaaaaaaaaaatcacaactgtAGAAACTGAGTGTGCACGTAACATGACACCTGCAGCTAAACATTTGCCATTTGAGCACATGCCTTGTGTGGCTCACATCTTACAGAGATGCATCACTGTGGGTCTTGGTGTGTCAAgtgctagaaaaaaaaaaaaaaaaaaaaatgttggccGCTTCAAACATAGTCCAGCGACGCCTCAGAGCTGGAAACACAGCAAACAACCCTGGGGCAGGGGAAGGAGCCATTGATCCAGGACGTGCCAACACGCTGGAATTCAACACTAGAAATGGTCAAGCGTCTAAACCGCAACCAAGCAGCAATTAAAGCGACCTTAGACCAACAGAGCCACAAACTTGTCAGGCTGATGCCAAAAGAATGGGACAAACGGCAGAAGGTGGAGTCTCTTCTGGAGCCCTGGAAGTCAGCAATCTATATAACATTTAGGCTGAAATAAAATTGATTAAACAAAATCAATTTCTTGATTTGAAAGATGGAAGAAGAACCATTTTGTTCTTCTTCCATCTTtccttctgtgtgttttcactACAGGTATGTAACTGAGATTCCCGGTGGGGAATCCTACGTTTCCTTCTCAGTGGTACTGCCTGCCCTCTTCCACTTGCATCATGTTATGGAAATCTCTGATGATGATGAGTCGCTAGGTTTAAAACGGCATTCCAAGCAGACCTAACCTCCCCTTAAGAAAACAATATCAACGATGAATGAATCAAGATTGCAACAGCTTTGGATGCTCGTTTCAAGGAATTGAAAGGCCTCTccaagagtgacagagagagggTGTGGCCCACAGTTGGAAGAATGCTGAATGATCAGTCCCCACCTTGACAGACTTGTGAAGATGGGCCACCTAAGAAAATTAGTCTTTTAGAGATGGGCTCAGATTCAGAATCATTGACACATTAGCAGAATTAGCAAAATTGACACATATTGCACGGTTGCATATTGACATTGAGTCGAATTCTTCCTATTTGACCTGCTTTTTGGGATCATCAAAAGACTTGACAAAGGCAGCTGAGGCACTGGAGGTTGAAAGGATTACACCTAACCGTCCTTTCCTGAACAAACGCATGGAGGCTGCTTCATATGATGCACAGCACTGCTGGTGGATCCTGCCAagataagggaaaaaaaaaaaaaaaaaaaaaaagtggtcaaCTCAGCATATGAAATGTTGAAATCATCACCTTAGAGCTATGTTAAAACTGCATAAATCACCATTGTTAATGGAAACAAGACtttgtctttaaaaagaaaaaaaaaaaaacaccatgctTTTAGTCCTTTAGTATCTCACCTATAGTAGGCCAGCTGTATTGCCATCTGTATAAAAGCATCTGGGCTTATTTGATGTGCTTTTGGAATTTGTTTCCCAAAGTGATTGAATACCAAAACCCTGAGGTCCAGGTCTTGGGCATGCCTGTGATGGTGGAGATAGAAGATATGTGTAACAGTCACACAGTTATGCTAGTGTTCTTCATTTCAGATCCATGTGGCTGTTCCCTCTTTCTTTGGAGCTGTATTCTAAACTTCCATGTTTTCTGTATATAATCCACTGTCTGCGGAAACAAACTGATTAATTTAAGTTCTGAGAAAATAACTCTGGAGCTCATTTAATCTGTTTTCCTGATACATTTCTAAAGTCTGATTTAATGAGACTTTTGCAAATAATGCTCCCCACTATAGGCATGCTTTAAAATGAGCCTACCTAATGATTCAGGCAGGTTGTTGCTATCATGGTCCTGTGCCTTACACCCAGGTTATTCAGTTTTtgcactttaaaatattctgcttattactcaaaattaatttattaattgcttattttgtactttttacatTAGAGTTTATTAGTTTTCATGGCATTTCTCTCAGTTCTCCTTTTCCTGTGCCAAATGTATTTTTGTCTGAGTTTCCTCGTTCCAGTTATTGTaacccacttcctgttttgcttcTCTTGTTTGACTGTCCCAGTGTGTTCAGCTGgctctcatgacacttgtttataTTTAAGTTCTCCTCTTACTTCTCACTACGTCTGTCGCTCTTCCTTGTGTTCTTACTGCTTGTTACTAGAATTTTGGATTCTTTTACTAGTTACCGGCAAAAACAAGGCTTTGTGAACCAGAAACAggaatgtcaaactcattttacatcacatGCCACATGCACACTTTGTTCTTAATGCGGCGAAGGCAAAGGCGAAGAAGAAATATGATCCTTTTgccattttattgtttatttattacttaattAGTTTGATGTAATATCAATGgctttgtttttaaacctaTGAAAATGTTCTTAAAAGTCCAAAAACTTAAAAAGCCATCCACTGGACCGGATTGGAGGCCCTCAACCCTTATGTTTGACAACCCTACTATCAATCTGACCACCATCCCCACAGTGAAACCATCTGGTCACTTTTGCCACTGTGACATCTTGATAATGCAATTcttgtgaaaacacaaaaacaagcatACCTCTAATCCACACAGAATGTCCCTTAGCAGGTTACACCTCCACAGATATCttggtagccatcaacaagTTTCTGGCATAATTCTGCCTGGATATTTGACCACTACTTGGCAGAATTACTTTAAAACTGGTTAGTTTCTTGGCTCGGACCCAGCTTTTAATCATAATACACAAAAGATTTAATCTGTTAATGGGTTGGGGTATTGGGAGGGCCATTTCAGAAGCTTTATGTTGGTTTTGGAAGGGATAACTGTTTGGGAACCCCCAACTGTTGATTGTAGGTGATGTAGATGGAAGAATGGGGTGTACAACTCCACTGTGTTGTAGGAGTTGAATAAATTGCTTTAAGTGACCAGTTACATTTTTGATTGACCAGCATTACTATTTATTGATGTGACTCCTGACAGAAATAACAGGATGATTTGTTAAGTGTACCATGCAAAACTCTGCCCTGAGAAACTCTCCTTTTGCAATATGCTTGTGATTATTTTCTATTTGCACCGAAGTGGTGTTGAGTCAGTTTTTGAAGAATTTGGCTGAATATATTCCAATACTCAAGTCAGTCATTTGATCACAGtccacaaagacatactttttaGTTCCTGAAAAGAAAATTGAATGCAGAAAGATATTCAGTACACcaaagggaaaaacaaacaaacaaatgcagcCGTTGGTGATGTGCATGGATTCGGGACTTCAGCCAGTCAAATGATTTTCATCTAAGTATACTGTATAtagaggggaagaaaaaacaaacaaagagacgTCCAATTACAGCTTGACGTCTCTGAATATGGACTATGTACAGCAATAGATGTATTTCCTAAACTGCAATGAAATAGTTGTTAAATCCCTTGAATTGAAGCTGAAAGTCTGAACTTTAATCATTGTCCAAATACATATGAACTGTGACTGTCAGTATGGACAACAGGAAGAGTTATGTAGTACTGTAGAATAATTTCAAACTCTGGCATTTCTTAACGCCACGTTCAAGAGAATCAGTTCACAGTTTCTGATTTCCACTCTCCCACAGTAAATGGACTCCTAGGTACATGCCCTCAACACCTCACCTTCATGCTGCTTCCCTCTGCTATGATATCTGCTGTTCTTATGCTAGCTTGTATGGTTACTGACAAAGGAGAGTTCACACCCAGTTAAAGCTAAACTTAAACATTACTACagagttttaaattaaaatgttttagttgtCCAACCCTTTAACTGTAGTGCAAAACTACAAACCTAGTGTTTCTGAGACAGACTTGCATGAAATAGGACCGAGCTTAAACAGGCATGTGCGCTTACTTGTCAACACTCTGTTTAGCCTCCTCAATGGCTgttttaatgtcaggtgtgATGTTAAAGTGTAGTTTCTGAGGCATTGGCAAAAGTGCCACAGGAGACTCCATCATctgtggtttcttcctgtctccacacatttaaaaaaacaaaaacaaaaacaaacaaaaaaaacagtagaaCAGAACATCAAATCTAGTGACAGACGAAGTGACAGTCACTGTTAGGTGTGCTAGAAAATTGCTTAATGATGTTTAAGATGACATAATTACATTTGCAAAAACAACGGAAATTAAAATTTATAAAGAAAACGTGACATGCTCCTGAAGTGTGGTTTTTTTAGAGGATGTAAACTTACATGGAAGATGTGATATAATCTGATAGAGCCATACATGGTGTGCCATCAATAATGGCATGCAACATGGTAAACCCACATGTCCCATCTTCACCAacaataaactgaaagaaagacacacaaaTTAAGTTTCTTCATGTGCGGTTCTGTTACTGAGCTTCTATGATAGGGAAGTTTTTTAGTAAATTGGGCCATCAATATAGGCTTTTAAAGTGctggtttaaaatgtaaaaataacactactacaacaacaacaactaaggtAAAGGCACCTAGAAGGTCATTGGCATTTAAACATACTAACCCTTTTTACTATTCTCACACTGAGACAGACcgttttcacttttcttttgcaTTAGTAGAACTACTCTATCATTAACTTTTCGCACAACTTGAATCTGATCTCTATGCAAGGTAAAATAGAGCTTGCCTGAATGATACATCAGTGGTTcggttttccttctctcacctgcAGCGATTTGTCAAACCAGCGGTTAGCACTGTTCCACTGGGTGCCGCCTCCATGCAAAACCTGCACTGGTTCAAACCTGCTATACTTCTCATATGTCCGAGGCATGGCTTTgtccaaacacagcacacagatgCTCCTTTCAATGGCTGAAACTGATTTTTTGTTGGAGGGATCTGAACAAATtaagcacaaagacacacaaagcaaATATGCTGTTAAGATAAATTTAACACAATTGTTTAATATTCTAGAAAACCTAAAATGTAATATTCTAATCTGAAGGTTAGCCGTTCGATCCATTCTGCATGCCAAACATCTAACTCCAAGTTGTTTTCCGATTCATCCATGGGAGTATTAATGCATGTGCACATGCATCAAACAGCatgcagcctgtttcagttgctcttgctttttctttttactttagcTTTTTTCTTACTTATTTCTTTGACCTTAGTACTTAAGAGTGttcctcctttttttaatatctctttttaaaacatttggatCGATAGAGTTTTTGTTCCGTTTATTGCCACGGAATAGTTACTTTTTTTGAGGAATGGCAGCGCGGAGGAGCCGCTACACACCGCACAGgttgtttactccagagatcagctgatcg
This Astatotilapia calliptera chromosome 7, fAstCal1.2, whole genome shotgun sequence DNA region includes the following protein-coding sequences:
- the LOC113025275 gene encoding carnitine O-acetyltransferase-like isoform X2, with translation MLRILNRIIVNVGMMNSYGLVKSCRLVNSASDTLMGGRYLNHQKGLPRLPVPPLRETCERYLSCLEPLVTEDELKHIKRLMKEFLKEGGDGEKLQRSLERKACTTDNWLADYGIQINYLDSRESLLISNGGFVLPKMDFTDKQGQIRCAAKVIKAVLDFKTMIEDETLPVQYMRGEPLCMMQYFRALSSCRVPGQKTDSLVFHAKNSNPRHITVAQNSQFFTVEVYHSDGTPITADQLCVQLERICNSSLETNTEHVGILTTLHRDTWYKYYNKLVQDPSNKKSVSAIERSICVLCLDKAMPRTYEKYSRFEPVQVLHGGGTQWNSANRWFDKSLQFIVGEDGTCGFTMLHAIIDGTPCMALSDYITSSMKKPQMMESPVALLPMPQKLHFNITPDIKTAIEEAKQSVDKHAQDLDLRVLVFNHFGKQIPKAHQISPDAFIQMAIQLAYYRIHQQCCASYEAASMRLFRKGRLGVILSTSSASAAFVKSFDDPKKQNSEKRNLLENAIKVHMWNTNMEIRGRTTFGHFLGLKVQAIENNIPMPDIYTDTSLNKAFNFLLSTSQVAFKAACLGSAVPEKLNSYDFCYSVTSDNFTFVVSAWKSCKENNVVRLIQTLEDTLVDMKMLLEETKLEPDGST
- the LOC113025275 gene encoding carnitine O-acetyltransferase-like isoform X1, with protein sequence MLRILNRIIVNVGMMNSYGLVKSCRLVNSASDTLMGGRYLNHQKGLPRLPVPPLRETCERYLSCLEPLVTEDELKHIKRLMKEFLKEGGDGEKLQRSLERKACTTDNWLADYGIQINYLDSRESLLISNGGFVLPKMDFTDKQGQIRCAAKVIKAVLDFKTMIEDETLPVQYMRGEPLCMMQYFRALSSCRVPGQKTDSLVFHAKNSNPRHITVAQNSQFFTVEVYHSDGTPITADQLCVQLERICNSSLETNTEHVGILTTLHRDTWYKYYNKLVQDPSNKKSVSAIERSICVLCLDKAMPRTYEKYSRFEPVQVLHGGGTQWNSANRWFDKSLQFIVGEDGTCGFTMLHAIIDGTPCMALSDYITSSMKKPQMMESPVALLPMPQKLHFNITPDIKTAIEEAKQSVDKHAQDLDLRVLVFNHFGKQIPKAHQISPDAFIQMAIQLAYYRIHQQCCASYEAASMRLFRKGRLGVILSTSSASAAFVKSFDDPKKQVAHLHKSVKNSEKRNLLENAIKVHMWNTNMEIRGRTTFGHFLGLKVQAIENNIPMPDIYTDTSLNKAFNFLLSTSQVAFKAACLGSAVPEKLNSYDFCYSVTSDNFTFVVSAWKSCKENNVVRLIQTLEDTLVDMKMLLEETKLEPDGST